The Candidatus Methylomirabilis tolerans genome segment GTGCTGCTGGTCGGCCCGCTTCCGACGCCGGGGATTGCTTTTATTACGCGAAGTCTTCGGGCCGATGCCGGGGTGGTGATCTCGGCCTCTCATAACCCGTATGATGATAACGGCATCAAGTTTTTTTCCCGCGACGGTTTGAAGCTGCCGGATGCGATGGAGCAACGGATCGAGGAACTCATCTCCAATGGAGAGATCGATGGGATCAGGGCGGCGCCCCGTGAGATCGGCAAGGCCTACCGGGTGGGTGATGCCGTCGGTCGCTATATCGAATTTGCGAAAAATACTCTTCCCAAGGGAACGACACTGAAGGGGATGCGGGTCGTGGTCGATTGCGCCAACGGCGCGGCCTACAAGGTCTCGCCTGCAGTCCTTAAAGAGCTGAATGCCGAGGTAGTATCGCTGAATGTTCAGCCCGACGGCACCAATATCAATAAGGGGTGCGGCTCGCTGCATCCGGAAGGGTTGCAGCGAGCGGTGAGCAGACACAAGGCACACCTCGGCGTTGCCCATGACGGGGATGCGGACCGGGTCTTGCTTGTGGATGAACAGGGTGAGCTGGTGGATGGCGATCATCTCCTTGCCCTCTGCGCCATCGATCTGAAGCGAGAAGGTCGTTTACACCGAGACACTATCGTCGCAACCGTGATGAGCAATATCGGCTTGGATATCGCGATGCGGGAGGCGGGAATCACGGTTGTGAGAACCGCGGTGGGCGATCGGTATGTTCTGGAGGAGATGCTGGCGAAGCGCTACGCACTGGGGGGCGAACAGTCCGGGCATATTATCTTTCTGGAACACCACACTACCGGAGACGGGATTGTGACCGCCCTGCAGGTACTGGCAACCATGCAGCGATGTGGAAAACCGCTGTCTGAGCTGAAGACGTGCATGCGCTCGTATCCCCAGGTATTGATCAATGCGTCGATAAAACGCAGAGCTGTCATTGAGGAGCTTCCACGAGTGCAGGAGGCGATTCGATCGGCGGAGGCGAGTCTGGGAGGTAAAGGACGGGTTCTGGTGCGCGTATCCGGCACGGAGCCGGTGGTCCGTGTGATGATAGAAGGCGAAGA includes the following:
- the glmM gene encoding phosphoglucosamine mutase → MRKLFGTDGIRGVANKEPMTPETMVKVGRATAHLLRGASERPAIVIGKDTRLTGYMLETALTAGITSMGVDVLLVGPLPTPGIAFITRSLRADAGVVISASHNPYDDNGIKFFSRDGLKLPDAMEQRIEELISNGEIDGIRAAPREIGKAYRVGDAVGRYIEFAKNTLPKGTTLKGMRVVVDCANGAAYKVSPAVLKELNAEVVSLNVQPDGTNINKGCGSLHPEGLQRAVSRHKAHLGVAHDGDADRVLLVDEQGELVDGDHLLALCAIDLKREGRLHRDTIVATVMSNIGLDIAMREAGITVVRTAVGDRYVLEEMLAKRYALGGEQSGHIIFLEHHTTGDGIVTALQVLATMQRCGKPLSELKTCMRSYPQVLINASIKRRAVIEELPRVQEAIRSAEASLGGKGRVLVRVSGTEPVVRVMIEGEEPAKVERLARDIALVIEKELG